From one Microbacterium aurum genomic stretch:
- a CDS encoding Rieske 2Fe-2S domain-containing protein, with product MRITGLGHAGMFIETTGGSILCDPVIGPSFFGSWFPFPDNRGLDWERFGKADFLYISHRHRDHFDPRLLERYVPKDIRVLLPEYPTDDLEVDIRALGYDNIVYTQAGVPLEYPGGLKIMVTPLRAPSDGPIGDSSLSVDDGTANILNQNDSHPLDLEKLMSFGKPDAYFTQVSGAIWWPMVYDLPQDSKQHFAQLKRDAQNKRAMYYIEKVDAEHVFPMAGPPMFLREDLFRFNGLGLQNDSIFTDQRQFLTHMREVRPAQKGYEFVPGTQVELNGGAVEVTQTLYTQDEIDRVFDDKWDYLAEQRDSRQDEVIAEIATRAEVIAPDEMLAAIKEWWEPLLRRARTIRTGVGGNVRFRIGELDMVVDFPKAKVREYAGEDCIYWYTIPADLVSTNIRDHEIDWSNSIFLSMQFEVGRSGKFNEFLTTFLKCLSRDRIEYVENWYAEQSDQTEDAEIDGWVLQRRCPHLRADLTKTGKVEDGVLTCALHDWKWDLASGACLTTPGHPIRAERIIETASAPGH from the coding sequence ATGCGGATCACGGGTCTCGGCCACGCCGGCATGTTCATCGAGACGACCGGCGGCAGCATCCTCTGCGACCCCGTGATCGGGCCGAGCTTCTTCGGGTCGTGGTTCCCCTTCCCCGACAACCGGGGCCTGGACTGGGAGAGGTTCGGCAAGGCCGACTTCCTCTACATCTCGCACCGTCACCGCGACCACTTCGACCCGCGGCTGCTCGAGCGCTACGTGCCGAAGGACATCCGCGTGCTCCTGCCGGAGTACCCCACGGACGATCTCGAGGTCGACATTCGCGCGCTCGGGTACGACAACATCGTCTACACCCAGGCGGGGGTCCCGCTGGAGTACCCGGGCGGCCTGAAGATCATGGTGACGCCGCTGCGCGCGCCCAGCGACGGGCCCATCGGGGACTCGTCGCTCAGCGTGGACGACGGCACCGCCAACATCCTCAACCAGAACGACTCCCACCCGCTGGACCTGGAGAAGCTCATGAGCTTCGGCAAGCCCGACGCGTACTTCACGCAGGTGTCGGGGGCCATCTGGTGGCCGATGGTCTACGACTTGCCGCAGGACTCCAAGCAGCACTTCGCCCAGCTCAAGCGCGATGCGCAGAACAAGCGGGCGATGTACTACATCGAGAAGGTGGATGCCGAGCACGTGTTCCCCATGGCGGGACCGCCGATGTTCCTGCGCGAGGACCTGTTCCGCTTCAACGGCCTGGGGCTTCAGAACGACTCGATCTTCACAGATCAGCGCCAGTTCCTCACGCACATGCGGGAGGTCCGGCCCGCGCAGAAGGGCTACGAGTTCGTTCCCGGCACGCAGGTGGAGCTGAACGGCGGCGCGGTCGAGGTCACGCAGACGCTGTACACGCAGGACGAGATCGACCGTGTGTTCGACGACAAGTGGGACTACCTCGCCGAGCAGCGGGACAGCCGTCAGGACGAGGTCATCGCCGAGATCGCGACGCGCGCGGAGGTGATCGCCCCCGACGAGATGCTCGCCGCGATCAAAGAGTGGTGGGAGCCGCTGCTGCGCCGCGCGCGCACGATCCGCACCGGCGTCGGCGGCAACGTGCGCTTCCGCATCGGTGAGCTCGACATGGTGGTGGACTTCCCGAAGGCGAAGGTGCGCGAGTACGCGGGGGAGGACTGCATCTACTGGTACACGATCCCCGCCGATCTCGTCTCGACGAACATCCGCGACCACGAGATCGACTGGTCGAACTCGATCTTCCTGTCGATGCAGTTCGAGGTGGGTCGTTCGGGGAAGTTCAACGAGTTCCTGACGACGTTCCTGAAGTGCCTGTCCCGCGACCGCATCGAGTACGTCGAGAACTGGTACGCCGAGCAGTCCGATCAGACCGAAGATGCCGAGATCGACGGCTGGGTGCTGCAACGCCGCTGCCCGCACCTGCGCGCCGACCTCACCAAGACCGGAAAGGTCGAGGACGGCGTCCTCACCTGCGCCCTCCACGACTGGAAATGGGACCTCGCGAGTGGTGCATGCCTCACCACGCCCGGACACCCGATCCGCGCCGAGCGCATCATCGAGACCGCCTCCGCCCCCGGTCATTGA
- the pyrR gene encoding bifunctional pyr operon transcriptional regulator/uracil phosphoribosyltransferase PyrR, whose protein sequence is MSTGTTRTVMHDADIARALTRISHEILESNKGPQDLVLLGIPTRGVTLANRIGGLLADIAGVGVPVGALDVTMYRDDLHRNPTRTPQPTQIPAGGIDGKTVVLVDDVLFSGRSIRAALDALNDIGRPAAVRLAILVDRGHRELPIRPDFVGKNLPSARSERVNVHLAEVDGIEEVTIES, encoded by the coding sequence ATGAGCACCGGTACCACGCGCACCGTGATGCACGACGCTGACATCGCACGCGCTCTGACTCGGATCTCCCACGAGATCCTCGAGTCCAACAAAGGGCCTCAGGACCTCGTCCTCCTCGGCATCCCCACCCGCGGCGTCACGCTCGCGAACCGCATCGGCGGGCTGCTCGCCGACATCGCCGGTGTCGGCGTCCCCGTCGGAGCGCTCGACGTCACGATGTACCGCGACGACCTGCACCGCAACCCCACGCGCACGCCGCAGCCGACGCAGATCCCCGCCGGCGGGATCGACGGCAAGACGGTCGTGCTCGTGGACGACGTGCTGTTCTCCGGACGCTCGATCCGCGCCGCCCTCGACGCGCTGAACGACATCGGCCGCCCGGCGGCGGTGCGCCTGGCGATCCTCGTCGACCGCGGTCACCGCGAGCTGCCCATCCGCCCCGACTTCGTCGGCAAGAACCTCCCGAGCGCCCGCAGCGAGCGCGTCAACGTGCACCTCGCCGAGGTCGACGGCATCGAAGAGGTGACGATCGAGTCATGA
- a CDS encoding aspartate carbamoyltransferase catalytic subunit, whose translation MRHLLDTQTLSRDDALRILDVAEDMRDTQSREVRKLPTLRGKTIVNLFFEDSTRTRISFEAAAKRLSADVINFSAKGSSVSKGESLQDTAQTLQAMGADAVVIRHGASGAPHTLASSGWITAGVVNAGDGTHEHPTQALLDAFTIRKRRFGDDSRGRDLSGIRVTIVGDVLHSRVARSNVWLLRTLGAEVTLVAPPTLIPQDVTGWPVRIEYDLDAAIAAEPDAIMMLRIQLERMKAAYFPTEREYSRRWGLDAARLAALPDGSIVMHPGPMNRGLEISADAADSPRSTVLEQVANGVSVRMAALYLLLAGERALRQAQGPDAEEEEAP comes from the coding sequence ATGAGGCACCTCCTCGACACCCAGACGCTCTCCCGCGACGATGCCCTCCGCATCCTCGACGTCGCCGAGGACATGCGCGACACCCAGTCCCGCGAGGTGCGCAAGCTCCCGACCCTGCGCGGCAAGACGATCGTGAACCTCTTCTTCGAGGACTCCACCCGCACCCGCATCTCGTTCGAGGCGGCCGCCAAGCGCCTCTCTGCCGACGTCATCAACTTCTCCGCGAAAGGCTCCTCCGTCAGCAAGGGGGAGTCGCTGCAGGACACCGCGCAGACGCTGCAGGCGATGGGGGCGGATGCCGTGGTCATCCGCCACGGCGCCTCCGGCGCCCCGCACACCCTCGCATCGAGTGGCTGGATCACCGCCGGTGTCGTCAACGCCGGCGACGGGACGCACGAGCACCCGACGCAGGCGCTGCTGGACGCGTTCACGATCCGCAAGCGCCGGTTCGGTGACGACAGCCGTGGGCGGGACCTCAGCGGCATCCGCGTCACGATCGTCGGCGACGTGCTGCACTCGCGCGTCGCGCGGTCCAACGTGTGGCTGCTGCGCACCCTCGGCGCCGAGGTGACGCTCGTCGCCCCGCCGACCCTGATCCCGCAGGACGTCACCGGCTGGCCGGTGCGGATCGAGTACGACCTCGACGCGGCGATCGCCGCCGAGCCGGACGCCATCATGATGCTCCGCATCCAGCTGGAGCGCATGAAAGCCGCGTATTTCCCCACTGAACGGGAGTATTCGCGGCGCTGGGGGCTTGACGCGGCGCGGCTGGCAGCGCTGCCGGACGGTAGCATTGTCATGCACCCCGGTCCCATGAACCGAGGGCTGGAGATCTCCGCCGACGCCGCCGATTCCCCGCGCTCGACCGTGCTCGAACAGGTTGCGAACGGCGTCTCGGTCCGCATGGCGGCGCTGTACCTGCTGCTGGCGGGAGAGCGCGCCCTTCGACAGGCCCAGGGACCGGATGCGGAAGAGGAGGAAGCCCCGTGA
- a CDS encoding dihydroorotase gives MTDYLIRGAKLNGGHAADLIVEDGRIAEVGTGLSRAGARIVDADGLIALPGLVDLHTHLREPGYEASETILTGSRAAAAGGYTTVFAMPNTSPVADTAGVVEQELALGEAAGFVHVQPIGAVTVGQKGERLAELGAMASSRARVRVFSDDGFCVFDPLIMRRALEYVKAFDGVVAQHAQDPRLTEGAQMNEGAVSAELGLAGWPAVAEESIIARDVLLAEHVGSRLHVCHLSTAGSVDIIRWAKKRGVNVTAEVTPHHLLLSEELVRGYDARFKVNPPLRRDEDVQAVREGLADGTIDIVATDHAPHPDESKSCEWQAAANGMVGLESALRVVHQAMVETGMLTWDDVARVMSAAPARIGRLSGAGTPLEAGATASLTLYDPAPVRTFARGDLHGRSVNSPYLGRDLPGEVRWTLFRGAATVEDGVVAATMGAPVGTEVRA, from the coding sequence GTGACCGATTACCTGATCCGCGGCGCGAAGCTCAACGGCGGGCACGCGGCCGACCTGATCGTCGAGGATGGCCGCATCGCCGAGGTCGGCACCGGCCTCAGCCGCGCCGGGGCGCGCATCGTGGATGCCGACGGTCTCATCGCCCTGCCCGGCCTCGTCGACCTGCACACGCACCTGCGCGAGCCCGGCTACGAAGCGTCCGAGACGATCCTCACCGGGTCGCGCGCCGCGGCCGCCGGCGGCTACACGACCGTGTTCGCCATGCCGAACACGTCGCCGGTCGCCGACACCGCTGGCGTCGTCGAGCAGGAGCTCGCGCTCGGCGAAGCGGCCGGGTTCGTGCACGTGCAGCCGATCGGCGCCGTCACCGTCGGGCAGAAGGGGGAGCGTCTCGCCGAGCTCGGCGCGATGGCCTCGTCCCGCGCCCGCGTCCGCGTCTTCAGCGACGACGGATTCTGCGTCTTCGACCCGCTCATCATGCGCCGGGCGCTGGAGTACGTGAAGGCGTTCGACGGCGTCGTCGCCCAGCACGCCCAGGACCCCCGGCTGACCGAGGGCGCCCAGATGAACGAGGGCGCCGTCTCGGCCGAGCTGGGGCTCGCCGGCTGGCCCGCCGTCGCCGAGGAGTCGATCATCGCGCGCGACGTCCTGCTGGCCGAGCATGTCGGCTCACGCCTGCACGTGTGCCACTTGTCCACGGCCGGGTCGGTCGACATCATCCGCTGGGCCAAGAAGCGCGGCGTCAACGTCACCGCCGAGGTCACGCCGCACCATCTGCTGCTGAGCGAAGAGCTCGTCCGCGGCTACGACGCCCGCTTCAAGGTCAACCCGCCGCTGCGCCGCGACGAGGACGTGCAGGCGGTGCGGGAGGGCCTCGCCGACGGCACGATCGACATCGTCGCGACCGATCACGCGCCGCACCCCGACGAGAGCAAGTCCTGCGAGTGGCAGGCCGCCGCCAACGGCATGGTCGGGCTCGAGTCTGCCCTGCGCGTCGTGCACCAGGCCATGGTCGAGACGGGGATGCTGACGTGGGACGACGTCGCCCGCGTCATGTCGGCCGCTCCCGCCCGCATCGGCCGGCTGAGCGGTGCCGGCACGCCGCTCGAGGCGGGCGCGACGGCTTCCCTCACCCTCTACGACCCCGCCCCGGTACGCACCTTCGCGCGCGGCGACCTCCACGGTCGCAGCGTGAACTCGCCGTATCTCGGGCGCGACCTCCCGGGCGAGGTGCGCTGGACGCTCTTCCGGGGAGCGGCGACCGTCGAGGACGGCGTCGTGGCCGCGACGATGGGCGCCCCGGTCGGCACGGAGGTGCGCGCATGA
- a CDS encoding PH-like domain-containing protein → MSREGALLVMIAVAIALLTIGVIAWRRRTRRDAGLAAPFGEAPAAAVERERVSGLYVATTRHGEPLERLAIRGLGFRSRVDVTITDRGVALDLTGQPRLFLETARIADVDLATVAIDRVVERGGLVRLTWRAGDTLVDSYLRPQDGSARALAAAIAAILPASTATTPTGTDA, encoded by the coding sequence ATGAGCCGCGAAGGCGCCCTGCTCGTCATGATCGCCGTCGCGATCGCGCTGCTCACGATCGGCGTCATCGCTTGGCGACGACGCACCCGCCGTGACGCCGGCCTCGCCGCCCCCTTCGGCGAAGCGCCCGCCGCAGCGGTGGAGCGCGAACGGGTGTCCGGGCTGTACGTGGCGACGACCCGCCACGGCGAGCCGCTCGAGCGGCTCGCGATCCGGGGCCTCGGCTTCCGCTCCCGTGTCGACGTCACCATCACCGACCGCGGTGTCGCCTTGGACCTCACCGGCCAGCCCCGGCTGTTCCTCGAGACCGCACGCATCGCCGACGTGGACCTCGCGACCGTCGCGATCGACCGCGTCGTCGAGCGTGGCGGCCTGGTCCGCCTGACCTGGCGCGCCGGCGACACGCTCGTCGACAGCTACCTCCGCCCGCAGGACGGCTCCGCCCGCGCGCTCGCGGCGGCGATCGCCGCGATCCTGCCCGCCTCGACTGCCACCACCCCGACGGGAACCGACGCATGA
- the carA gene encoding glutamine-hydrolyzing carbamoyl-phosphate synthase small subunit encodes MTSFTTDRAVLVLEDGSRHPGRAYGARGTTLGEVVFATGMTGYQETLTDPSYAGQIVLQTAPHIGNTGMNSEDVESRRIWVAGYIVRDPSRVVSNWRSEESLDDALTRDGIVGISGIDTRAITRVLRSAGSMRGGVFSGEAATLDAEEQLRQVREAPQMAGQNLSAAVSVATAEVTPARGGRLGNLAVLDLGVKQATIENLADRGFDVHVLPQSVTIEEVLAIDPVAVFYSNGPGDPAASDDHVTLLRGVLDRGLPFFGICFGNQLLGRALGFGTYKLPFGHRGINQPVLDKQTGRVEITAHNHGFAVDAPLEGEVDSPNGYGRVEVSHIGLNDNVVEGLRALDIPAFSVQYHPEAAAGPHDANYLFDRFADLVRTSLENKN; translated from the coding sequence ATGACCTCCTTCACGACCGACCGGGCCGTCCTCGTCCTCGAAGACGGCTCCCGCCACCCCGGCCGCGCGTACGGTGCGCGCGGCACGACGCTCGGCGAGGTCGTCTTCGCGACCGGCATGACCGGCTACCAGGAGACCCTCACCGATCCGTCGTACGCCGGGCAGATCGTCCTGCAGACCGCGCCGCACATCGGCAACACCGGAATGAACAGCGAAGACGTCGAGTCGCGCCGCATCTGGGTCGCCGGCTACATCGTCCGCGATCCCTCGCGCGTCGTGTCGAACTGGCGCTCCGAGGAGTCGCTCGACGACGCCCTGACGCGCGACGGCATCGTCGGCATCTCCGGGATCGACACGCGCGCCATCACGCGCGTGCTGCGCTCGGCTGGCTCGATGCGCGGGGGAGTGTTCTCCGGCGAGGCCGCGACGCTGGATGCCGAGGAGCAGCTGCGTCAGGTGCGCGAAGCCCCGCAGATGGCCGGGCAGAACCTGTCGGCCGCGGTCTCCGTCGCCACCGCCGAGGTGACGCCCGCCCGCGGCGGGCGCCTCGGCAACCTGGCCGTGCTCGATCTCGGCGTCAAGCAGGCGACGATCGAGAACCTCGCCGACCGCGGCTTCGACGTGCACGTGCTGCCGCAGAGCGTGACGATCGAGGAGGTCCTCGCGATCGACCCGGTCGCCGTGTTCTACTCCAACGGACCCGGCGACCCCGCGGCATCCGACGACCACGTCACACTGCTGCGCGGCGTGCTCGATCGGGGCCTGCCGTTCTTCGGGATCTGCTTCGGCAACCAGCTGCTCGGCCGCGCCCTCGGGTTCGGCACGTACAAGCTGCCCTTCGGCCACCGCGGCATCAACCAGCCCGTGCTCGACAAGCAGACCGGCCGCGTGGAGATCACCGCGCACAATCACGGCTTCGCCGTCGACGCGCCCCTCGAGGGCGAGGTGGACTCGCCGAACGGCTACGGCCGGGTCGAGGTGAGCCACATCGGGCTCAACGACAACGTCGTGGAGGGCCTGCGCGCCCTCGACATCCCGGCCTTCTCGGTGCAGTACCACCCCGAGGCCGCCGCCGGCCCGCACGATGCCAACTACCTCTTCGACCGCTTCGCCGACCTGGTGCGCACCTCCCTGGAGAACAAGAACTGA
- the carB gene encoding carbamoyl-phosphate synthase large subunit: MPKRDDIRSVLVIGSGPIVIGQACEFDYSGTQACRVLREEGVRVILVNSNPATIMTDPDFADATYIEPITPEVIETIIAKEKPDAILPTLGGQTALNAAMALHEQGILEKYNVELIGAKVDAIRKGEDRQIFKQLVLDAGADVARSVICHTMDDLLAGAAELGYPLVVRPSFTMGGLGSGFAYDEEDLRRIGGAGLRDSPTTEVLLEESILGWKEYELELMRDTSDNTVVVCSIENVDPVGVHTGDSITVAPALTLTDREYQKLRDIGIDIIRAVGVDTGGCNIQFAVDPATGRIIVIEMNPRVSRSSALASKATGFPIAKLAAKLAIGYRLDEVPNDITQATPASFEPTLDYVVVKVPRFNFEKFPNADTTLTTTMKSVGEAMAIGRNYATALQKALRSLEKRGSSFHWGEESRSVEELLEIAKTPTDGRIVVLQQAMRLGATIEQAFEATKIDPWFLDQIALINEVAEFVRQAPELDAATLRLAKEHGFSDAQLAQLRGDSESEIRGIRHGLGIRPVYKTVDTCAGEFPALTPYHYSSYDHETEVTPSERTKVVIIGSGPNRIGQGVEFDYSCVHASFALSDAGFETVMVNCNPETVSTDYDTSDRLYFEPLTLEDVLEVLHAEAQSGTILGVVCQLGGQTPLGLAKGIEEAGYTILGTSPAAIDIAEERELFSQLLDRAGLVAPRHGTAVDEAGAVEIAEEIGYPVLVRPSFVLGGRGMEIVYDTESLRDYFVRTAGEVVIEEGKPLLVDRFLDDAIELDVDALYDGHELYIGGVMEHLEEAGIHSGDSSCTLPPVSLGRTEIDRVRTATLAIAEGVGVRGLLNVQFAVSAGVLYVIEANPRASRTVPFVSKALGIPLAKAASRIMAGATVAELKAEGMLPEQDGSRVPLDAPVAVKEAVLPFKRFRTADGHTVDSVLGPEMRSTGEVMGIDRDFPTAFAKSQSAAYGGMPTSGTVFLSVADDDKRAVILPAHRLQELGFRLVATEGTAEILARNGIRVDLVNKYSATQETGERNVVDLINAGEIDIVVNTPSGGIARADGYEIRAAAVAADKALFTTMAVLGAAVSALPVLRSGFEVRSLQEYAEDRAERKAMV, from the coding sequence ATGCCCAAGCGCGACGATATCCGCTCCGTCCTCGTCATCGGCTCCGGCCCGATCGTCATCGGCCAGGCCTGTGAGTTCGACTACTCCGGCACTCAGGCCTGCCGCGTGCTGCGCGAGGAGGGCGTGCGCGTCATCCTGGTGAACTCCAACCCGGCCACGATCATGACCGACCCCGACTTCGCCGACGCGACGTACATCGAGCCGATCACGCCCGAGGTCATCGAGACGATCATCGCCAAGGAGAAGCCGGACGCGATCCTGCCGACCCTCGGCGGCCAGACGGCGCTGAACGCCGCCATGGCGCTCCACGAGCAGGGGATCCTCGAGAAGTACAACGTGGAGCTGATCGGCGCGAAGGTCGACGCCATCCGCAAGGGCGAGGACCGCCAGATCTTCAAGCAGTTGGTGCTGGATGCTGGGGCGGACGTCGCCCGCAGCGTCATCTGCCACACGATGGACGACCTCCTCGCCGGCGCCGCCGAACTCGGCTACCCGCTGGTCGTGCGCCCGTCGTTCACGATGGGCGGGCTCGGGTCGGGCTTCGCCTACGACGAGGAGGACCTGCGCCGCATCGGCGGGGCGGGCCTGCGCGACTCCCCGACGACCGAGGTGCTCCTCGAGGAGTCGATCCTCGGCTGGAAGGAGTACGAGCTCGAGCTCATGCGCGACACGTCCGACAACACGGTCGTCGTCTGCTCGATCGAGAACGTCGACCCCGTCGGCGTGCACACCGGCGACTCGATCACGGTCGCCCCGGCGCTCACCCTCACCGACCGCGAGTACCAGAAGCTCCGCGACATCGGCATCGACATCATCCGCGCCGTGGGAGTGGACACCGGCGGATGCAACATCCAGTTCGCCGTGGATCCGGCGACGGGGCGCATCATCGTCATCGAGATGAACCCGCGCGTGTCGCGCTCGTCGGCGCTGGCCTCCAAGGCGACGGGCTTCCCGATCGCGAAGCTCGCCGCCAAGCTCGCGATCGGCTACCGCCTCGACGAGGTGCCCAACGACATCACGCAGGCGACGCCGGCGAGCTTCGAGCCGACGCTCGACTACGTCGTCGTGAAGGTGCCGCGGTTCAACTTCGAGAAGTTCCCGAACGCCGACACCACCCTCACGACCACCATGAAGTCGGTCGGCGAGGCGATGGCGATCGGCCGCAACTACGCGACGGCGCTGCAGAAGGCGCTGCGGTCGCTCGAGAAGCGCGGCTCGAGCTTCCACTGGGGCGAGGAGTCGCGGTCGGTGGAGGAGCTCCTCGAGATCGCGAAGACGCCCACCGACGGCCGCATCGTCGTGCTCCAGCAGGCCATGCGCCTCGGCGCCACCATCGAGCAGGCCTTCGAGGCCACGAAGATCGACCCGTGGTTCCTCGACCAGATCGCCCTCATCAACGAGGTCGCCGAGTTCGTGCGGCAAGCGCCGGAGCTGGATGCCGCGACGCTCCGCCTCGCGAAGGAGCACGGTTTCAGCGACGCGCAGCTCGCCCAGCTCCGCGGCGACTCGGAGAGCGAGATCCGCGGCATCCGCCACGGCCTCGGCATCCGTCCCGTCTACAAGACGGTCGATACGTGCGCGGGGGAGTTCCCGGCGCTCACGCCGTACCACTACTCGTCGTACGACCACGAGACCGAGGTGACGCCGTCGGAGCGCACGAAGGTCGTCATCATCGGGTCGGGGCCCAACCGGATCGGCCAGGGCGTCGAGTTCGACTACTCGTGCGTGCACGCGTCGTTCGCGCTGAGCGATGCCGGGTTCGAGACCGTCATGGTCAACTGCAACCCCGAGACCGTGTCGACCGACTACGACACCAGCGACCGGCTGTACTTCGAGCCGCTGACCCTCGAGGACGTCCTCGAGGTGCTGCACGCGGAGGCGCAGTCGGGCACGATCCTCGGCGTCGTCTGCCAGCTGGGCGGTCAGACGCCCCTCGGCCTCGCGAAGGGGATCGAGGAGGCCGGCTACACGATCCTCGGCACCTCGCCCGCGGCCATCGACATCGCCGAGGAGCGTGAGCTCTTCTCGCAGCTGCTCGACCGCGCCGGTCTCGTGGCGCCGCGCCACGGCACCGCCGTCGACGAGGCGGGCGCCGTCGAGATCGCCGAGGAGATCGGCTACCCCGTGCTCGTGCGTCCGAGCTTCGTGCTCGGCGGCCGCGGCATGGAGATCGTCTACGACACCGAGAGCCTGCGCGACTATTTCGTCCGCACGGCCGGTGAGGTCGTCATCGAGGAGGGCAAGCCGCTCCTGGTCGACCGGTTCCTCGACGACGCGATCGAGCTCGACGTCGACGCGCTGTACGACGGACACGAGCTCTACATCGGCGGCGTCATGGAGCACCTCGAAGAGGCCGGCATCCACTCCGGCGACTCCTCGTGCACCCTCCCGCCCGTCTCCCTCGGCCGCACCGAGATCGACCGGGTGCGCACCGCGACCCTCGCCATCGCCGAGGGCGTCGGCGTGCGGGGACTGCTGAACGTGCAGTTCGCCGTCTCGGCGGGCGTGCTCTACGTCATCGAGGCGAACCCGCGGGCGAGCCGCACGGTGCCGTTCGTGTCGAAGGCGCTCGGCATCCCGCTCGCGAAGGCCGCCTCGCGCATCATGGCGGGCGCGACCGTCGCGGAGCTGAAGGCCGAGGGGATGCTCCCCGAGCAGGACGGCTCGCGCGTGCCGCTGGACGCGCCGGTCGCCGTCAAGGAGGCGGTGCTGCCCTTCAAGCGGTTCCGCACCGCCGACGGGCATACCGTCGACTCGGTCCTCGGCCCCGAGATGCGCTCGACCGGCGAGGTCATGGGCATCGACCGCGACTTCCCGACCGCGTTCGCGAAGAGCCAGTCCGCCGCCTACGGCGGCATGCCGACGTCGGGCACCGTGTTCCTCTCGGTCGCCGACGACGACAAGCGCGCCGTCATCCTGCCCGCGCACCGGCTGCAGGAGCTCGGCTTCCGCCTCGTCGCGACCGAGGGCACCGCCGAGATCCTCGCGCGCAACGGCATCCGCGTCGACCTCGTGAACAAGTACTCCGCGACGCAGGAGACGGGGGAGCGCAACGTCGTCGACCTCATCAACGCGGGCGAGATCGACATCGTCGTGAACACACCGTCGGGCGGCATCGCCCGGGCGGACGGCTACGAGATCCGCGCGGCCGCCGTCGCGGCCGACAAGGCCCTGTTCACCACGATGGCCGTGCTCGGCGCCGCCGTCAGCGCCCTGCCGGTGCTGCGCTCCGGGTTCGAGGTGCGGAGCCTGCAGGAGTACGCCGAGGATCGCGCCGAGCGGAAGGCGATGGTGTGA
- the pyrF gene encoding orotidine-5'-phosphate decarboxylase, whose translation MTSFGQRLRAALDAHGPLCVGIDPHEALLRSWGLDVSAAGAREFGLRTVDAAAGRTGVVKPQVAFYERFGAAGFAALEDVMSAARSAGLLVIADAKRGDIGTTMDGYAAAWLMPGAPLEADAVTLSPYLGADALHAAFSTATSHDKGAFVLAATSNPEAAPVQRARVDEEETVAERVAHDVAARNIGAPGSLGPIGLVVGATVDRRSFGLTDVVLAGTPILAPGFGAQGAEPRDLSRLFGYVASQVVASESRSILSAGPDRLAERIRERAALYRGESDG comes from the coding sequence GTGACCTCGTTCGGCCAGCGACTGCGGGCCGCGCTCGACGCGCATGGACCGCTGTGCGTGGGGATCGACCCGCACGAGGCGCTGCTGCGGTCGTGGGGACTGGACGTGTCGGCGGCGGGTGCGCGTGAGTTCGGACTCCGCACGGTCGACGCCGCGGCCGGCCGCACGGGCGTCGTCAAGCCCCAGGTGGCGTTCTACGAGCGGTTCGGCGCCGCCGGTTTCGCCGCACTCGAAGACGTCATGTCCGCGGCACGGTCGGCGGGCCTGCTCGTCATCGCCGACGCCAAGCGCGGCGACATCGGGACGACGATGGACGGCTACGCCGCCGCCTGGCTCATGCCGGGGGCGCCGCTGGAGGCGGATGCCGTGACCCTCAGCCCCTACCTCGGCGCCGACGCGCTGCACGCCGCCTTCTCGACCGCTACGTCGCACGACAAAGGCGCGTTCGTCCTCGCCGCGACGAGCAATCCCGAGGCCGCACCCGTGCAGCGCGCTCGCGTGGACGAAGAGGAGACCGTCGCGGAGCGCGTCGCGCACGACGTCGCGGCCCGCAACATCGGCGCGCCCGGCTCGCTCGGGCCCATCGGCCTCGTCGTCGGCGCGACCGTCGACCGCCGCTCGTTCGGGCTCACCGATGTGGTGCTCGCCGGCACCCCGATCCTCGCCCCCGGGTTCGGTGCGCAGGGCGCCGAGCCCCGGGACCTCAGCCGGCTGTTCGGGTATGTCGCCTCGCAGGTCGTCGCGAGCGAGAGCCGCAGCATCCTCTCCGCCGGCCCCGACCGCCTCGCCGAGCGCATCCGTGAGCGCGCGGCCCTGTACCGTGGAGAATCCGATGGCTGA